The window TTCTAGGGAAGGCAAGCAGAAGCGGAATACTACAGAAGACGGAGGCAAGCAGAAGCAAGCTAGTAAGGAAGGCAAGCGGAAGCAGACTACTACCGAAGGCAAGTAGAAGCGGACTACTACTTGACTTGTACACAGATAGTTTCTTGTAataatttcatggttaaacccATGAGTTTTGTAACCTCTACTCATTTTCCAAGCCTACCATACATTGTTCTTAAAATCTAATGAATCAACTAAGTTTTCCAGACAAGATTGTCGTCTACACCGAATTGATTACCTGTTTTGTGCCAAGAACTCGAACCTTGCCTCTTTTTTTCCGATTTGTTTTTTGGTACAGATTCTTGTATGAATTATCTTCATCACAAACGGAAGCTACTAATGTGATCGTTTGCAGTAAGCGTAAAAATACATGGGTCACAAGATGTGAAAACTATTCAGTTCAGTCAGGTAGCTCAGAACGCTCCCTCCTAGCCGTATCTGTCATTGTACTCAAGAACTTGCTAGGGTCGCAACCGTAAGGATTTGCAAGAGCCGCATGTGCTAGGAACGGAAGCTTTCTTAAGGATCGCCCACTCAATCCCTAAAGAAACCAGAGACGAAATCAATTATCAGATAGATTGAAAGGGGCCTAACAACTTTAGAAGACATTGAAGAATCTGTTCCTGACCTCGCATGCTTCTGCAGTTTCGAACAATTGTTTACACAGGTGTAGTGGTGTCTGGGCATCTTGTACCTCAGGCATATTCAATTTCTCTCTCAAGCTAGCAAAGTTAGGAAGCATGCTATCACAATCCTACAATTTACAATTTCATTAGGAATTTGGCTTGGAACTTTCAAACATATCAGAACAAGGTTAGACAGACAAATGCACCTCTAGATGTGATAAAATTCCTGTTCGTATAAGCTCATGCAAGCAGGATCTTAGGATTTCATAACGCGCTTGCAAAGTTGGGGGACCAACATATGCTTTGATATCAGCTCGATCAACAAACGCAATATCTGCAATCCAAGAAATGGTAAATTCATACATACTAGGATGGTGAAAGTTATCTTTTTTCCACTTCCACAGAGAAAATAAAGTATTTCTCTTTCCCTAGCTTGTCAGAACCACAGAGAGCTCGGGACTTCGAGAGAGACTATTAGTATTAGCGAACAAGATAGAGACTAAACTGTTTAATATAGGGGAAAAAGTACATTAACTCTTTGCAAACCACAGTTTACCACTCCAATTTACAGATGAAAATGGTAAGCAAACCTAGAGAAGTTCATTTAACATGTTAGGAAATTGATTTGTGGCCTTACCAATAGCAGCAGTTATGTTGGATGTTGTCAGAATTATAACATTTGGTGCTGATTTCAATTTATCCAGCTGAGTTAGTAGCGCATTCACTACCTGGCATGTCAATTTTTAGGTGTTATTTGGACCCAAACTGAGCTATTCTGAACTGTATCGTACATGTTAAATGTAAATTGTATGCATTATGTTCAGCCAAAAAAGTTTAGAAAGTAGTCTGGAATACGAGGGCGGAAGTACAGTACCCGAATAGAATCTGAAGGTTCGGAGCCAGATAAAGCAGCTTTTCTAGCAGCAGCAAGGCTTTCAACTTCATCTGCAACATCACCGtacattcataaattataatccAGATGGAAGAAAGATTAACGGATGAAAACTCACAATGAAAATAAATCTCACCAATCAAAACAAATACCAGATTGCTTTCCTCCTCTACCATCTCCTGAATTTTTGAGAAAAGATTTGCAACCTAAGATTGAGAAATATGTTAATGAAAACAGagaacttcatgtaccaaatccAACTCTTGTTTACAAGGAGCAAAAGCATCTTTCAAGACTTAATTCAACTACATACCAACTTGCCACTCTCAGAGAACCATTTACTGAACAAAGAATGTGCATTAACTTCAATCAACTGGCATTGTGGGTATCTGCAAAGTATAAAATAATGAGTCTTGCATTCTATTCACTCGCAAATCCATCTAGGAAACatatgctcatatgaacaagaCAATACATCATGAACAAACCTGGAGTTAAACCGAATGGATAGTTTTTGAGCCAGCGCTTTACATAGAGAAGTTTTTCCAGTCCCTGGAGGTCCATGTAAAAGAACAATGCTGCAGAGGGACAAGAACAATCATACGGGTGCTAAACAGAAATTCCTCAGTAATCATAAAAGTTACAAGCATATGTGTGCATACACGAAATCAACAACATTTCCTTACCGATTCCATGACACAAGGAAAGGATTGACGCCCTTCTCAGTGAAAAGCAATGCACTAGCCGCATACCGCACCAACCTTTGCTTGAGACCTGATTCATAAATTAAACTGCAAAAGTGAGAGCACGTCACAATCAGTTCATTTCAAAGTACTACTGTAGAGAAAATTAGAGAAGCTGAAAATCAACCTTTCCCACAAGCCATCGAATTCATTTGCAGGAAGAATCCATTCGTTGAAGGTGGAAGGTTGTCCATCCCCACTTACATCCTCACATGCTCCCTCTTCGCTAAGCTGACAAAGCACATAGAAGCAAGAGATTAACACTTAAATAGATATCGAGTCCCAAAGTAGTTCAGCCCGTACACCTATTACCTGAAAAACATGCACAACAGGCTTCACTTGCCAGAACAAAAGGATGTCATGGTTTTGCACCCACtcatctacaaaaaaaaaaaaaaaaaaaaagttccagCATCAGAACCGGCTTCAACTTAAACTTGCATCCTCATCCTCCTTTATGCATTCCACAAAGTATTAGAAATTTTTGCAGTAAGATTTCCATTTTTTCAGATGAAAATTTGCAGTATTGACTATAGCTGATCATCAAGTTTCACAATTTCTTCACTTTGCCTTCAAAACTTTTCGTAACCCTCCATGACTAATTCAAAGATAAAGGAGGATACCCGTGTCACAAATACAGATTCTTTGCACATTTTCTGTCAGAAACTGATCATCAAGCGGCACCGGCACAGGTCCGTCAGTGTAGCTCAGACTCCTCTTTTCAAGCATTCTAAGCAATtgagaaagagaaaaaataaaCCGAATTCAAACCACATTATGTTAATCCTAATCTCTCATTGTCGAACTCTTCAAAACTGTTAAGCTAAGcaggcatttcatcaaacacataAGATCCAATTGAGAAACAACCCAAAAATCACAATGTAATAGTTAAATAAACGAGTTTAACAGCACACCTCTCTACAGCAGACCGCACATCGTCAGCCCGAGCTGTGCTGGAGGGCTTGAGGCTGACTTCCACTGAAACCCACAATCAATTTCTTTTAAAGAAAGTAAATTTACAACTAAATCGTCAGCACAACCTCAAATTGAAACAAAATTGAATCTCAAAAAATAAGAACAACAACGAATCGAAGTCAAAAACGACGCCTTACGCACCTGAAACGAGGACTTTGTCTTGGGGAAGAATGGGAGAAGGAGCTGAGTCTATTGCGACGGCGCCGTTTTGGTCTGGGACATCGACGTCTTGGGGGTTTTGCATAGAGACGTCCATGG is drawn from Malus domestica chromosome 14, GDT2T_hap1 and contains these coding sequences:
- the LOC103455075 gene encoding pachytene checkpoint protein 2 homolog; translated protein: MSAPSPMDVSMQNPQDVDVPDQNGAVAIDSAPSPILPQDKVLVSVEVSLKPSSTARADDVRSAVERMLEKRSLSYTDGPVPVPLDDQFLTENVQRICICDTDEWVQNHDILLFWQVKPVVHVFQLSEEGACEDVSGDGQPSTFNEWILPANEFDGLWESLIYESGLKQRLVRYAASALLFTEKGVNPFLVSWNRIVLLHGPPGTGKTSLCKALAQKLSIRFNSRYPQCQLIEVNAHSLFSKWFSESGKLVANLFSKIQEMVEEESNLVFVLIDEVESLAAARKAALSGSEPSDSIRVVNALLTQLDKLKSAPNVIILTTSNITAAIDIAFVDRADIKAYVGPPTLQARYEILRSCLHELIRTGILSHLEDCDSMLPNFASLREKLNMPEVQDAQTPLHLCKQLFETAEACEGLSGRSLRKLPFLAHAALANPYGCDPSKFLSTMTDTARRERSELPD